A single window of Paenibacillus sp. FSL H8-0537 DNA harbors:
- a CDS encoding sugar ABC transporter permease: MSSSKRLKNLRTGLLFTSPVLLGYAIFILIPLIVTFVLSFTEYTIGGPMKFIGLTNFNDMFSGKDMFFYPAVKATFYYVFFSVPLMIVFSFAIAVLLNQNIIARGFFRGVFYLPVVIPLASAGIVWMWMLQPDFGVVNYLLDKVGLPTSPWLASDKTVIPTLVLFGLWNCGSTIVIFLAGLQAIPAQLYEAIEIDGGNAWRKLLHITIPMSSPIIFFNAVMGFINAFQTFVQPAVMTSGSSGSGAATMGGPDNASLLYVLYLFQNAFRFSKMGAASANAVILFLVTLLFTFLIFKFSKSFVHYEGDGKTS, encoded by the coding sequence ATGTCCTCCTCTAAACGGCTCAAAAATTTACGCACGGGCTTATTGTTTACTTCTCCCGTGCTGCTTGGCTATGCCATTTTTATACTTATCCCTTTAATCGTCACTTTTGTGCTTAGCTTTACCGAGTACACAATTGGCGGGCCAATGAAGTTTATCGGGTTAACGAATTTCAACGATATGTTCTCAGGGAAAGATATGTTTTTTTATCCAGCAGTCAAAGCTACTTTCTACTATGTGTTTTTCAGTGTTCCATTGATGATTGTATTTTCATTTGCGATTGCGGTCTTGCTGAACCAGAACATTATTGCTAGAGGCTTCTTTCGCGGTGTTTTTTATCTTCCTGTCGTGATTCCGCTCGCATCAGCTGGGATTGTTTGGATGTGGATGCTGCAGCCGGACTTTGGGGTCGTAAACTATTTATTAGATAAAGTAGGACTGCCGACCTCGCCCTGGTTGGCTTCAGATAAGACGGTTATTCCCACTTTAGTTCTCTTTGGTTTATGGAATTGCGGCAGTACAATTGTTATTTTCCTGGCAGGCCTGCAGGCCATCCCTGCACAGCTTTATGAAGCTATTGAGATTGATGGGGGCAATGCATGGAGAAAGCTGCTTCATATTACCATTCCAATGAGCTCTCCGATTATATTTTTTAATGCCGTTATGGGTTTTATCAACGCATTCCAGACCTTTGTTCAACCTGCGGTTATGACAAGCGGCAGCTCAGGCAGCGGTGCTGCCACCATGGGGGGGCCTGATAATGCAAGTCTCCTTTATGTGTTGTACTTATTTCAGAACGCGTTTCGATTTTCGAAGATGGGGGCAGCAAGTGCGAATGCTGTTATCCTTTTCCTAGTAACGCTATTGTTTACTTTCCTTATCTTCAAATTCTCGAAGTCTTTCGTTCATTACGAAGGAGATGGCAAAACATCATGA
- a CDS encoding sugar ABC transporter substrate-binding protein, which yields MRKAVNKTVWLFTSIILLSSILSACSSDNGGNTATQASNGNQANSSNPVNAEKEPVKLKFTYWGSPDEKKAIEGATQKFTEKYPWITVETIQIPNSDYNTKLTAMAASNDMPDTGYMTGDLGDTWAKQDKFVNLFNMFDKDKEIKRDDFLDTIWYKQSANNAWGISTAGEAFGLFYRKDILEKAGIATPPVKAEEAWTWDQFVEIAKKLTIDKNGKNAADPDFNPKAIKQYGVTFETWNEPINNFIYSNGGDWLSKDGKEFTLNKPEAVEAIQRLADLINVYHVAPSPLAAKSLPAMNIALQSGITAMAIGGQWMNLDLGNAKVNYDIGVLPKMKTSLTVGLSGATVLFKDSKHPEEAWMLFKWMSNPEGAIELYSSGLWMPTMKEWYTDPALVAKWVDANPAAHPPGFKEAMMNQFLNHSVPGSTYYLKNYAKLNSYVISSLDAVWLGKDSAEVVLNELAEKIQPEVQGRYDAE from the coding sequence ATGAGAAAAGCAGTAAATAAAACAGTTTGGTTATTTACCTCAATTATTCTTCTCAGTTCGATTCTAAGCGCTTGCAGCAGCGACAACGGAGGGAATACAGCAACACAAGCCTCGAACGGGAATCAAGCAAATAGCAGCAATCCGGTAAATGCGGAAAAGGAACCAGTAAAGCTGAAATTTACTTACTGGGGCAGTCCGGATGAGAAAAAAGCCATTGAAGGGGCTACGCAAAAGTTTACAGAGAAATACCCTTGGATTACGGTGGAAACGATTCAGATCCCCAATTCGGATTATAACACCAAATTGACAGCAATGGCCGCATCCAACGACATGCCAGATACAGGATATATGACTGGTGATTTGGGGGATACCTGGGCGAAGCAGGACAAGTTCGTGAATTTATTCAATATGTTTGATAAAGACAAAGAAATTAAACGGGATGATTTCCTAGACACGATCTGGTACAAACAAAGCGCTAACAACGCATGGGGGATAAGTACGGCAGGTGAAGCATTTGGACTTTTCTATCGCAAAGACATTCTTGAGAAAGCAGGTATCGCGACACCGCCTGTAAAGGCTGAAGAGGCATGGACGTGGGATCAATTCGTAGAAATCGCGAAAAAGCTAACAATCGATAAAAACGGTAAAAATGCTGCTGATCCAGACTTTAATCCGAAGGCCATTAAGCAATACGGGGTTACTTTCGAAACGTGGAATGAACCGATTAACAACTTTATCTACAGCAATGGCGGAGACTGGCTCTCCAAGGACGGCAAAGAGTTTACGTTAAACAAGCCTGAGGCGGTTGAAGCCATTCAGAGGCTGGCAGATCTAATTAACGTTTATCATGTTGCTCCATCTCCGCTTGCTGCTAAATCGCTTCCAGCTATGAACATTGCTCTGCAATCTGGAATTACAGCTATGGCGATAGGCGGCCAATGGATGAATTTGGATCTGGGCAATGCAAAGGTCAATTATGATATCGGCGTGCTGCCTAAAATGAAAACAAGCTTAACGGTCGGTTTATCAGGCGCTACGGTATTGTTTAAGGATTCCAAGCACCCGGAAGAAGCTTGGATGCTCTTTAAATGGATGTCGAATCCGGAAGGCGCTATCGAGCTGTATTCGAGCGGTCTTTGGATGCCGACGATGAAGGAATGGTATACCGATCCGGCTCTCGTTGCCAAATGGGTAGATGCGAACCCGGCTGCCCACCCTCCGGGCTTTAAAGAAGCAATGATGAATCAATTCCTAAATCATTCGGTCCCTGGTTCGACGTATTATTTGAAAAACTATGCGAAGTTGAATTCTTATGTCATTTCAAGTCTTGATGCGGTTTGGTTAGGGAAGGACAGTGCGGAGGTCGTGTTGAATGAACTTGCAGAAAAAATTCAGCCAGAGGTGCAAGGCCGTTACGACGCAGAATAA
- a CDS encoding histidine kinase has protein sequence MKWKRLSHINRKIGLRAQLIIAFIILITIPLFIFGFRYYDVSRTIVSDIAEKNMYNVVKKNNEIIDTKLLQAKDNIISFLVDKDLYNAFSSIQPTDDYQISMLDKKISVAMDKYFSHLQDVYSAQLATSYATFRPTAAPNGGSGKNFIPEGAIQNTSMYREAVAQEGKILWIPTYNFSEMFNVPYMLDANIEFRYMFSAVEMINGSYFDGTTYATFSPDIEKPVLLINYKEDFFRNVFQSSLSVDGSYFFVVTKNGQYVSHQDKAKIGKNDHFPWLQSIIDQGSGTAKVKIDGQETIICFDTSSITGWMSLVVIPSDQLQGDILKTLKSYLIYSLILLIVIFIFISYFVTGRITKPLLNLLKAFKQTGEGNFEITVDEKGSKELVVLSKRFKDMNEKIQKLIEENYESKIKEKEAEIMALNLQLDPHFMYNTLNVINLISVENGQDEISEMIVSLSKMLKYTVKATSDLVPFKGDWEYLQSYILIMTKRFEGHFHVDTDIDPLLFTYGVPKFFLQPFVENAFVHAFHGTRSGGILTITGRMDDKGCRVFEVTDNGSGISNEIMERILSDNDASVGIQNVNKRIKIMYGELYGVSFETILGKGTTVTIRLPED, from the coding sequence ATGAAATGGAAACGGCTCTCTCACATCAATCGGAAGATTGGCCTGCGGGCACAGCTTATCATCGCGTTTATCATTTTAATAACGATACCGTTATTTATTTTTGGATTCCGTTACTATGACGTGAGCAGAACGATCGTTTCGGATATTGCGGAAAAAAATATGTACAATGTGGTGAAGAAGAATAATGAAATCATTGATACGAAGTTGTTGCAAGCAAAGGACAATATTATTTCATTCCTTGTAGACAAAGATTTATATAACGCATTCTCCTCTATACAACCTACGGATGATTATCAAATTTCCATGCTGGATAAGAAAATTTCTGTCGCAATGGATAAATATTTCTCACATCTGCAAGATGTATATTCCGCGCAGCTAGCGACTAGTTATGCGACTTTCCGCCCTACGGCAGCGCCAAACGGAGGAAGCGGCAAAAACTTTATACCGGAGGGTGCCATTCAAAATACGAGCATGTATCGGGAAGCGGTTGCGCAGGAAGGTAAAATTTTATGGATACCGACCTACAATTTTTCTGAGATGTTCAATGTTCCTTATATGCTGGATGCAAATATCGAGTTTCGTTATATGTTCTCTGCCGTTGAGATGATTAACGGTTCATATTTTGATGGCACGACCTACGCGACCTTTTCCCCAGACATTGAGAAGCCAGTCCTCCTTATTAATTACAAGGAGGACTTTTTTCGGAATGTGTTTCAGAGCAGCCTTTCTGTAGACGGCAGTTATTTTTTCGTGGTTACGAAAAATGGTCAGTACGTGTCCCACCAGGATAAAGCGAAAATTGGCAAAAACGATCATTTCCCGTGGCTGCAATCTATAATCGACCAAGGAAGCGGTACAGCAAAGGTGAAAATAGACGGGCAGGAAACGATCATTTGCTTCGATACTTCAAGTATCACCGGCTGGATGTCGCTAGTAGTCATTCCTTCAGACCAGCTGCAGGGAGATATTTTGAAAACATTAAAATCATATTTGATTTATTCGCTTATTTTGTTAATTGTAATTTTTATTTTCATCTCCTATTTTGTTACCGGACGGATCACGAAACCTCTATTGAACTTATTAAAGGCTTTTAAGCAAACGGGAGAGGGCAATTTCGAAATAACCGTTGATGAGAAAGGAAGCAAGGAACTGGTCGTATTAAGCAAGCGATTCAAGGATATGAACGAAAAGATCCAAAAGCTAATCGAAGAGAACTACGAAAGCAAAATCAAGGAAAAAGAAGCAGAGATTATGGCTTTGAATTTACAGCTTGATCCACACTTCATGTATAACACGTTAAATGTTATTAATCTCATTTCAGTCGAGAATGGACAGGATGAAATAAGCGAAATGATTGTAAGCCTGTCCAAAATGCTCAAATATACCGTGAAAGCGACGAGCGATCTCGTTCCATTCAAAGGGGACTGGGAGTATCTGCAAAGTTATATTTTAATCATGACCAAGCGGTTCGAAGGGCATTTTCATGTAGATACGGATATTGATCCGCTATTGTTTACTTACGGGGTTCCGAAGTTTTTTCTCCAACCATTTGTCGAAAATGCTTTCGTTCACGCTTTTCATGGAACAAGAAGCGGAGGAATCCTCACCATCACTGGGAGAATGGATGATAAAGGGTGCCGCGTATTTGAAGTTACGGACAATGGGAGCGGGATTTCAAACGAAATAATGGAACGAATATTAAGCGACAATGACGCATCGGTAGGCATTCAAAATGTAAATAAGCGGATAAAAATAATGTACGGCGAGTTATATGGTGTATCTTTCGAGACCATTCTCGGGAAGGGGACGACGGTAACGATACGCCTTCCTGAGGATTAA
- a CDS encoding response regulator — translation MHNVLLVDDEPRQLRAMATIIKSLRPHYALHTAADGEEALALINQFPIDVVMTDIRMPVMDGMELLKHLSTQNYQGKLVLITGYGDFNYAQQAIRLGIFDYIVKPIGKPDLEHLLDKLDQVLENEREENKKWTEITHKLEASINAYHHQLLLDWLQGNSDGSELREMLYPQIAEHKGLLLVMRNKKQEAEQGKERINNQLLIERVRGLFQQLSSLTIFIELDGKLVMLAAHHNHAIQNNLSIHSALEAIINDLRSEYDLVCTLGCVELNEENWKKGKTCYDQAAKALDRSFILGIGQVIPYQDCDDTKRSIDLFEQEQQFAAAIQKGNVEQLNKHINDLLEKVRDITYPKAMSIKEDGVRLIINRLKEAQHLASKDELSLLSDQFENKMMLCEDYRELRHAMKNAATSISELYRRTNEDKNHIVMQKCHMYIQEHFQEDISLEAIAQMFHFNASYFSTLFKSHTNMNLTDYIMSVRMDKAKQLLLHSKDKIADIAQKIGYKDVGYFIRVFKRENGISPKKFRSLTGKDQ, via the coding sequence ATGCACAATGTACTTCTTGTTGATGATGAACCGAGGCAACTAAGAGCGATGGCAACCATAATTAAATCGCTGAGGCCTCACTATGCGCTGCATACTGCTGCGGATGGCGAAGAAGCATTGGCTCTAATAAATCAGTTCCCCATAGACGTTGTTATGACTGACATCCGTATGCCCGTTATGGATGGTATGGAACTGTTAAAACATCTCTCTACGCAAAATTATCAAGGCAAGCTCGTGCTTATAACAGGCTACGGAGATTTTAATTATGCCCAACAAGCGATTCGCTTAGGGATATTTGATTATATCGTCAAACCGATCGGCAAGCCCGATCTGGAGCATTTATTAGATAAGCTTGATCAGGTATTGGAAAATGAACGGGAAGAGAACAAAAAATGGACGGAGATTACGCATAAATTAGAAGCTTCCATAAATGCCTATCATCATCAGCTGCTATTGGATTGGCTTCAAGGAAATAGTGATGGCTCGGAGCTAAGGGAAATGCTTTATCCTCAGATTGCTGAGCATAAAGGTTTATTGCTCGTTATGCGGAATAAAAAGCAGGAAGCAGAACAAGGGAAAGAAAGAATAAATAACCAATTGTTAATAGAAAGGGTGAGAGGCCTTTTTCAGCAATTATCAAGCTTGACCATATTCATAGAGTTAGATGGGAAGTTAGTAATGTTAGCTGCACATCATAACCATGCCATACAGAACAACCTTTCCATTCATTCCGCACTAGAAGCCATTATAAATGATTTACGATCTGAATACGATCTCGTTTGTACACTTGGCTGCGTTGAATTAAATGAAGAAAATTGGAAAAAGGGAAAGACCTGTTATGATCAAGCAGCCAAAGCGCTGGATCGCAGCTTTATTTTGGGAATAGGACAGGTTATTCCATATCAGGATTGCGATGATACGAAGAGATCAATAGATCTTTTCGAACAAGAGCAGCAGTTTGCCGCAGCGATTCAGAAAGGGAATGTGGAACAATTAAACAAGCACATCAATGATTTGCTTGAAAAAGTGAGAGATATCACGTATCCAAAAGCAATGTCGATAAAGGAAGACGGTGTGAGGCTTATCATCAACCGTCTCAAAGAAGCGCAGCACCTTGCTTCCAAGGATGAGCTTTCCCTGTTATCCGATCAATTCGAGAATAAGATGATGTTATGCGAGGACTATCGCGAGCTAAGGCATGCTATGAAAAATGCGGCAACGAGTATCTCAGAGCTATACCGTCGTACGAACGAGGATAAGAATCATATTGTGATGCAGAAATGCCACATGTATATTCAAGAGCATTTTCAAGAAGATATTTCTTTAGAAGCGATTGCACAGATGTTTCATTTCAACGCATCTTATTTCAGCACACTGTTTAAGTCCCATACCAACATGAATTTAACCGACTATATAATGAGCGTGAGAATGGACAAGGCTAAGCAATTGCTGCTGCATTCTAAAGATAAAATTGCCGACATAGCACAAAAAATAGGGTATAAGGATGTAGGTTATTTCATTCGTGTATTTAAACGAGAAAACGGTATTTCACCTAAAAAGTTTAGAAGTTTGACTGGAAAGGATCAATGA
- a CDS encoding SMP-30/gluconolactonase/LRE family protein, translating into MTSASRKTNASSRRKIISRVGLSLLGLLVAGALVFIIMPSPVEPVKWVAPTAPSFEAEGPWQQNDKLSSAQLVTDAPHFPEFITFDKEGQLYTGDSDGKIYQVPFDAQGNPGPAVVYADTQGTPNGMMFDANGNLIVTDVQKGLLAVSQTGSIEVLADSVDGEPIYLANELDIAKDGTIYFSDTSNYGKVTFKEMAENKPHGRLLKYDPATKQTSVLLEGLYFANGIALSADEEYVLVAESYRYQMTRYWLSGEK; encoded by the coding sequence ATGACATCTGCATCGAGAAAAACGAATGCTAGCTCTAGACGCAAAATCATCAGCAGGGTGGGCTTATCCCTTTTAGGGCTGCTCGTGGCAGGAGCGCTGGTCTTTATTATTATGCCATCCCCAGTCGAGCCGGTAAAATGGGTCGCGCCAACCGCGCCTTCTTTCGAGGCGGAAGGACCGTGGCAGCAGAACGACAAGCTCAGCTCCGCCCAGCTGGTTACGGATGCCCCGCATTTTCCGGAATTCATTACCTTTGATAAGGAAGGGCAGCTTTATACAGGGGATTCCGACGGTAAAATCTATCAAGTTCCTTTCGATGCACAGGGCAATCCCGGGCCGGCAGTCGTGTATGCAGATACGCAAGGAACACCAAATGGCATGATGTTTGATGCTAACGGGAATCTCATTGTGACCGATGTGCAGAAAGGCCTGCTTGCGGTATCGCAGACAGGGAGCATAGAGGTGCTTGCCGATTCAGTGGACGGCGAGCCGATTTATTTAGCTAATGAGCTCGATATTGCGAAGGATGGCACGATTTATTTTTCCGATACATCGAATTATGGCAAGGTGACCTTCAAGGAAATGGCGGAAAACAAGCCGCATGGACGGCTGCTCAAATATGATCCGGCGACGAAGCAAACGTCAGTGCTGCTGGAAGGACTTTATTTTGCCAACGGAATTGCGTTGTCGGCAGATGAGGAGTATGTGCTGGTGGCAGAGTCGTATCGCTATCAGATGACCCGTTATTGGCTTTCAGGGGAGAAGTAG
- a CDS encoding SDR family oxidoreductase, translating into MNIQGKWTLVTGASSGIGEQFARQLAEKGSHLVLVARSESKLNNLASELSKKHGIQAKVIALDLSKDSAPSELYKQCQQLKVDIELLINNAGFATHGLFEQVSGERQHEEIMLNVAAVVSLTHLFLPSMLRRSSGTVINVASTAGFQPLPYMAVYGATKAFVLSFTDALSWENRKRGVTFFAFCPGSTDTDFFKVVGTESASVGKKDTPEKIVKEALRKLAQGKSYFVPGMKNYIGAQLSRFVTRKQSLRIVGGMLKPR; encoded by the coding sequence ATGAATATTCAAGGAAAATGGACGCTCGTTACTGGAGCCTCGTCCGGGATTGGCGAGCAATTCGCCAGACAATTAGCGGAGAAAGGCAGTCACTTGGTGCTTGTAGCAAGGTCGGAGAGCAAGCTGAATAATCTGGCGTCGGAGCTTAGCAAGAAGCATGGCATTCAAGCAAAGGTCATTGCGCTTGATCTGTCCAAGGATAGTGCGCCGAGCGAGCTGTATAAGCAATGCCAGCAGCTGAAGGTGGATATTGAACTGCTTATTAATAATGCAGGTTTTGCTACGCATGGCTTGTTCGAGCAAGTATCCGGTGAGCGCCAGCATGAGGAGATCATGCTCAATGTTGCGGCAGTGGTAAGCCTGACCCATTTGTTTTTGCCAAGCATGCTGCGCAGAAGTTCAGGTACCGTCATCAATGTAGCTTCGACTGCGGGCTTTCAGCCACTTCCCTATATGGCGGTTTATGGGGCGACCAAAGCTTTCGTCTTATCGTTTACGGATGCTCTATCGTGGGAAAATCGCAAACGCGGCGTGACGTTTTTTGCCTTCTGTCCCGGCTCGACCGATACGGATTTCTTTAAGGTTGTAGGCACGGAATCCGCCTCCGTCGGGAAAAAAGATACGCCGGAAAAAATCGTCAAGGAGGCGCTGCGCAAGCTGGCGCAAGGCAAGTCCTATTTTGTACCGGGTATGAAAAATTATATCGGAGCACAGCTGTCGCGGTTCGTAACGCGCAAGCAGTCGCTACGGATCGTAGGCGGCATGCTCAAGCCACGCTAA
- a CDS encoding TetR/AcrR family transcriptional regulator, protein MSEQDHPLNTNKRELKTYQEARLQNTENLRKLVVDAAATILQEEGPEAVTVRKVSQKMGCSTKIIYSLFVNKEGLAQQLYLDGCKIMAREFEATPALADPREHLLALGETYWQFAQRYTSYYKLMFGGAFGDFKPDEESLQGTVTAMRQLIYVIGSAQQQGLLSAASPTDTVEIVRLVWGALHGVIHLQMGGHFGDVPSAYATYQQTLSLLSSTLFAKQEG, encoded by the coding sequence ATGAGTGAACAGGATCATCCCCTTAATACGAATAAGCGCGAGCTGAAAACCTATCAGGAAGCCCGGCTGCAAAATACCGAAAATCTCCGCAAGCTCGTCGTAGACGCTGCGGCTACTATTTTGCAGGAGGAAGGCCCTGAGGCAGTTACCGTTCGTAAAGTATCACAGAAAATGGGCTGCTCCACCAAAATTATTTACAGCTTGTTTGTCAATAAAGAGGGGCTTGCGCAGCAGCTGTATCTCGATGGCTGCAAAATCATGGCTCGCGAGTTTGAGGCAACGCCTGCACTCGCCGATCCGAGGGAGCATTTGCTCGCTCTGGGCGAAACCTACTGGCAGTTTGCACAACGCTACACCAGCTATTACAAGCTGATGTTTGGCGGAGCATTCGGCGATTTCAAGCCAGATGAGGAAAGCCTGCAGGGCACGGTGACGGCTATGCGGCAGTTGATCTATGTAATCGGCAGCGCTCAGCAGCAGGGTCTCCTGTCAGCGGCGTCACCGACGGATACGGTAGAAATTGTCCGCCTCGTCTGGGGCGCCCTCCACGGCGTCATCCATCTGCAAATGGGCGGGCATTTTGGCGATGTCCCATCTGCCTATGCTACCTATCAGCAAACGCTCTCCTTATTATCGAGCACCTTGTTTGCTAAGCAGGAAGGCTAA
- a CDS encoding AraC family transcriptional regulator, whose amino-acid sequence MQLNEHIRLWNHVFIKIIDIRYSAMDKGEELSSYRLPASAFMYTVRGNAKIWLDRQMHVAKRFYIFHGGKGMSLTILAEDELEYYMILYKPTLALPSAQDLAKRIEKDNPFHYQYAFEPSAPLALFDKVERLYEEWRQETGLGRLQVKAGFYQFVYELLWQWHQQEMDPIRPDLAAMAIHHIHEHYTKPLTLDMIAVALECSEGHLSRLFKNKTGSSPMHYIGQIRTQRTTQLLLRTDATLQEIAENVGFPDAHSLSRSFKKFKGISPARYREKYGMEGKGRDLPISMQGIAVLQPPFYPYNDTENHFHYRTGRELLMQRRTKIAVMALVMCFTLLVSACGGAANTSVSPSGSATNQSASAANAETSPAAQQAEPQAATRIVATPKGDVEVPANPQRVAADQYMGHLLKLGIVPVGVRSYMLNEAWISKSGISQDVLDGIEDLGDFPLNLEKLTYLEPDLIIGSIDENIEQYEKVGTTVFLPYWEGLKTAGPLDKFRKVSTIFGKEQEAEQWITEYEAKVEEAKAKIAGIVKASETVSIVQFGYNALYVMAAEGGNYGSSTIYQMLELPPTQQAKDMKDGFASISLEVLSEYTGDHIFLYGADDEGNEEILNSQLWKQLPAVQKGQVYAYGSSGEKDDEFVMEDPYSLELQLEKVVSVMTANQK is encoded by the coding sequence ATGCAATTAAATGAACATATAAGGCTATGGAATCATGTTTTTATTAAAATAATTGATATTCGCTATTCGGCAATGGACAAAGGGGAAGAGCTTTCCTCTTATCGGCTGCCAGCCAGTGCGTTTATGTATACGGTGCGGGGAAACGCGAAAATCTGGCTGGACCGGCAAATGCATGTGGCTAAGCGATTTTATATTTTTCATGGCGGCAAAGGCATGAGCTTGACTATTTTGGCGGAGGATGAGCTGGAATATTATATGATTTTGTACAAGCCGACGCTTGCGCTGCCGAGCGCACAGGATCTAGCGAAGCGGATAGAGAAGGATAATCCTTTCCATTATCAATATGCGTTTGAGCCTAGCGCGCCGCTTGCTTTATTCGATAAAGTCGAGCGTTTGTATGAGGAGTGGAGGCAGGAGACGGGGCTGGGCAGGCTGCAGGTGAAGGCAGGCTTTTACCAGTTCGTCTATGAGCTGCTTTGGCAATGGCATCAGCAGGAAATGGACCCGATTCGACCGGACCTAGCAGCGATGGCCATTCACCATATTCATGAGCATTACACTAAGCCGCTTACGCTGGATATGATCGCTGTGGCATTGGAATGCAGCGAAGGGCATCTGTCGAGACTGTTCAAAAATAAAACAGGCAGCAGCCCTATGCATTACATAGGCCAGATCCGGACCCAGCGTACGACGCAGTTGCTGCTGCGGACGGATGCGACCCTGCAGGAAATTGCCGAAAACGTAGGCTTCCCAGATGCCCATTCTTTAAGCCGAAGCTTCAAAAAATTTAAGGGGATTTCTCCAGCTCGATATAGAGAGAAGTATGGCATGGAAGGGAAAGGTCGGGATTTGCCCATATCGATGCAAGGAATTGCCGTTCTGCAACCTCCGTTTTATCCCTATAATGATACTGAAAATCATTTTCATTATCGGACAGGGAGAGAGTTATTGATGCAAAGAAGAACGAAAATAGCAGTTATGGCTTTAGTGATGTGCTTTACCTTGCTCGTAAGCGCATGCGGGGGAGCGGCAAATACGAGTGTTAGCCCTTCGGGATCTGCGACTAACCAGTCGGCTAGTGCTGCGAATGCGGAGACATCGCCTGCGGCTCAGCAAGCGGAGCCACAAGCCGCGACCCGGATCGTAGCTACGCCTAAAGGTGATGTAGAGGTGCCTGCTAATCCGCAGCGGGTTGCCGCCGATCAATATATGGGCCATCTGCTGAAGCTCGGCATTGTGCCAGTTGGAGTTAGAAGCTATATGTTGAATGAGGCATGGATTAGCAAATCCGGTATTTCACAGGACGTTCTGGACGGCATAGAGGATTTGGGCGATTTTCCGTTGAATTTGGAGAAGCTGACGTATTTGGAGCCGGATCTCATTATTGGCTCTATTGATGAGAATATTGAGCAATACGAGAAGGTTGGCACGACGGTGTTTCTTCCTTATTGGGAAGGGCTGAAGACAGCGGGGCCGCTCGATAAATTCCGCAAAGTAAGCACAATCTTCGGCAAGGAGCAGGAAGCAGAGCAGTGGATCACGGAATATGAAGCAAAGGTTGAAGAAGCCAAAGCGAAAATAGCCGGAATCGTCAAAGCGAGCGAAACGGTCTCCATCGTCCAATTCGGATACAATGCGCTGTATGTAATGGCCGCTGAGGGCGGCAATTATGGCAGCTCAACTATTTATCAAATGCTGGAGCTGCCGCCAACGCAGCAGGCGAAAGATATGAAGGATGGCTTTGCAAGTATTTCATTGGAAGTTCTCTCTGAGTATACGGGCGACCATATCTTTTTATACGGGGCAGATGATGAAGGCAATGAAGAAATATTGAACAGCCAGTTGTGGAAGCAGCTTCCTGCTGTGCAGAAAGGCCAAGTGTATGCTTACGGCTCATCTGGTGAAAAAGACGATGAGTTCGTTATGGAAGATCCGTATTCTCTGGAGCTTCAACTGGAGAAAGTCGTCAGCGTCATGACGGCGAATCAAAAATAA